The following are encoded in a window of uncultured Fusobacterium sp. genomic DNA:
- a CDS encoding MATE family efflux transporter has product MDFKREWRRNKKVFAAILTIALPAIADLFVQTLLGFFDMVMVGRLGPVAISSVGVGNAPVQAVIPVFFAISIGTTAIVSRAFGSNNTKEGRNSMAQSVILSIPISIVITALLLIFEGSILKLVGRANDMNMEMTAQYYQAVVLGLPFLCFNVVFFAAYRSINKASLPMISNIISVISNVILNYLFIFTLGMGVLGAGIATTISRGIITVFFIYLTFFTDNFWVSLPIKSLKIDKEMIKRILKVGIPAAIEQGIFRIGMLVFEMMVISLGTIAYTSHKIALTAESFSFNMGFGFAVAGTALVGQQLGKNSPKNAERDAKATTTLALLAMSTFGLFFFILPGTIIAMFTNDPQIRELATGALRLVSICQPFLAVSMVMSGCLRGAGDTKAVLLITAIGMYLIRIPLTYLFLYKMETGLLGAWVVMSIDLGFRSIAAYRVFKKGRWRYLHV; this is encoded by the coding sequence ATGGATTTTAAGAGAGAGTGGAGAAGAAATAAAAAAGTTTTTGCAGCAATTCTTACAATAGCATTACCTGCAATAGCAGACCTATTTGTTCAAACATTACTTGGTTTTTTTGATATGGTAATGGTAGGTAGGTTAGGACCTGTTGCTATAAGTTCGGTTGGAGTAGGAAACGCTCCTGTACAAGCTGTAATACCAGTTTTCTTTGCTATTAGTATAGGAACAACTGCTATTGTAAGTAGAGCATTTGGTTCTAATAATACTAAAGAGGGAAGAAACTCAATGGCACAAAGTGTTATACTATCAATTCCTATTTCAATAGTGATTACAGCATTACTGCTAATTTTTGAAGGAAGTATACTGAAATTAGTTGGAAGGGCAAATGATATGAATATGGAGATGACAGCTCAATATTATCAAGCAGTTGTTTTAGGACTTCCATTTCTTTGTTTTAACGTTGTCTTTTTTGCTGCTTATCGTTCAATAAATAAAGCATCACTTCCAATGATTTCAAATATAATAAGTGTTATCTCTAACGTTATTTTAAACTACTTATTTATCTTTACTTTAGGTATGGGAGTACTTGGAGCAGGAATAGCAACTACTATTTCAAGAGGTATAATTACAGTATTTTTCATTTACTTAACATTCTTTACAGATAATTTTTGGGTATCTCTACCAATTAAAAGTTTAAAAATTGATAAAGAGATGATAAAAAGAATATTAAAAGTTGGTATACCTGCTGCTATTGAGCAAGGAATCTTTAGAATAGGGATGTTAGTTTTTGAAATGATGGTTATATCTTTAGGAACAATAGCTTATACATCTCATAAAATAGCTCTTACTGCTGAATCATTCTCATTTAATATGGGATTTGGATTTGCAGTTGCTGGAACTGCTCTTGTAGGGCAACAACTTGGTAAAAACTCACCTAAAAATGCTGAGAGAGATGCTAAAGCAACAACAACATTAGCTCTATTAGCTATGTCTACTTTTGGATTATTTTTCTTCATACTACCAGGAACAATTATAGCAATGTTTACTAATGACCCTCAAATTAGAGAGTTAGCAACTGGAGCTTTGAGATTGGTATCTATATGTCAACCTTTCCTAGCTGTATCAATGGTAATGAGTGGTTGCTTGAGAGGGGCTGGAGATACAAAAGCTGTTCTTTTAATAACAGCAATAGGAATGTATCTAATAAGAATTCCTTTAACATATCTATTCCTTTATAAAATGGAAACAGGACTGCTAGGAGCTTGGGTAGTTATGTCAATTGATTTAGGGTTTAGAAGTATAGCAGCATATAGAGTATTTAAAAAAGGTAGATGGAGATATTTACACGTTTAG
- the rbr gene encoding rubrerythrin, with amino-acid sequence MELKGSKTEKNLMTAFAGESEARNKYTYYASKAKKDGYEQISRLFEVTANNEKEHAKLWFKLLKGGEVPSTLVNLLDAAEGEHYEWTEMYAEFAKTAREEGFNDIARLFEGVAKVEKEHEERYRKLLANIKEEMVFERDEVVAWECLNCGHIHYGKKAPEVCPVCAHPKAYFMLQEKNY; translated from the coding sequence ATGGAATTAAAAGGATCAAAAACTGAAAAAAATCTTATGACAGCATTTGCAGGTGAATCAGAGGCGAGAAATAAATACACATATTACGCATCAAAGGCTAAGAAAGATGGTTATGAACAAATCTCCAGATTATTTGAAGTTACAGCTAACAACGAAAAAGAACATGCTAAACTATGGTTTAAACTTTTAAAAGGAGGAGAAGTTCCTTCAACTTTAGTAAACCTTTTAGATGCTGCTGAAGGTGAACACTACGAATGGACTGAAATGTATGCAGAATTTGCCAAAACAGCTAGAGAAGAGGGATTTAATGATATAGCAAGACTTTTTGAAGGAGTAGCTAAGGTAGAAAAAGAACATGAAGAAAGATATAGAAAATTATTAGCTAATATTAAAGAAGAAATGGTATTTGAAAGAGATGAAGTAGTAGCATGGGAATGCTTAAACTGTGGACACATTCATTATGGTAAAAAAGCTCCAGAAGTTTGCCCAGTATGTGCTCATCCAAAAGCTTATTTTATGTTACAAGAAAAAAATTATTAA
- a CDS encoding phosphoribosylaminoimidazolesuccinocarboxamide synthase: MEKVYQGKTKDVYKLENGNFLLEFKDDCTGKDGVFDPGENTVGLKIEGIGKANLKMSVHFFEILNNRGLKTHYIGADLDKGTMEVVPAKPFGKGLEVICRFKAVGSFYRRYNDYITEGADLPAYVETTFKNDALGDPLVTKDGLVDLGVMTGSQYESMKERTQEISTIVRDVLKEKGLDLYDIKFEFGIDNNGEVILIDEIASGNMRVYRDGVIVDPMELTKIFLGE; the protein is encoded by the coding sequence ATGGAAAAAGTTTATCAAGGAAAGACTAAAGACGTCTATAAATTGGAAAATGGGAATTTTTTATTAGAATTCAAAGATGATTGTACAGGGAAAGATGGAGTATTTGATCCAGGAGAAAATACTGTAGGACTAAAAATTGAAGGAATTGGAAAAGCAAACTTAAAAATGTCAGTTCACTTCTTTGAAATCTTAAATAACAGAGGACTAAAAACTCACTATATAGGGGCAGATCTTGATAAAGGAACTATGGAAGTAGTACCAGCTAAACCATTTGGAAAAGGATTAGAAGTAATTTGTCGTTTCAAAGCTGTAGGAAGTTTCTATCGTCGTTATAATGATTATATTACTGAAGGAGCAGATTTACCAGCATATGTAGAAACTACATTTAAAAATGATGCTCTAGGAGATCCATTAGTAACTAAAGATGGATTAGTAGATTTAGGAGTTATGACAGGTTCTCAATATGAATCTATGAAAGAAAGAACACAAGAAATTTCTACTATAGTTAGAGATGTATTAAAAGAAAAAGGATTAGATCTTTATGATATCAAATTTGAATTTGGTATTGATAATAATGGTGAAGTTATTCTTATAGATGAAATTGCATCAGGAAACATGAGAGTTTACAGAGATGGTGTAATAGTAGATCCTATGGAATTAACTAAAATATTTTTAGGAGAATAA